A genomic window from Klebsiella quasipneumoniae subsp. quasipneumoniae includes:
- the sfsB gene encoding DNA-binding transcriptional regulator SfsB: protein MDKFIDWHPADIVAGLRKRGTSLAAESRRHGLSSSTLANALTRPWPKGELIIATALDTQPWVIWPSRYHDPVTHEFIDRTQMMRQKKMDK from the coding sequence ATGGATAAGTTCATCGACTGGCATCCCGCAGATATTGTTGCGGGATTACGTAAACGGGGAACATCGCTGGCGGCAGAGTCGCGACGGCACGGTCTGAGTTCTTCAACGCTGGCGAACGCCCTGACCCGCCCCTGGCCGAAAGGCGAATTAATCATCGCCACGGCGCTGGATACACAGCCGTGGGTCATCTGGCCGTCACGCTACCATGATCCGGTAACGCATGAGTTTATCGACAGAACGCAGATGATGCGTCAAAAGAAGATGGACAAGTGA
- the mlaB gene encoding lipid asymmetry maintenance protein MlaB, protein MSGQLSWTRDGETLALHGELDQDLLVPLWEARAQATAGTAIIDLSQTTRVDTAGLALLVHFVALIRRQGREAQLIGKSENLQTLVGLYNLPADMIP, encoded by the coding sequence ATGAGCGGGCAGCTGAGCTGGACTCGTGATGGCGAGACGCTGGCGCTGCACGGAGAGCTGGATCAGGATCTGCTGGTCCCGCTCTGGGAGGCTCGTGCCCAGGCGACGGCGGGGACAGCGATCATCGATCTCAGCCAGACCACGCGCGTGGACACGGCGGGCCTGGCGCTGTTAGTGCATTTTGTCGCGCTGATTCGCCGCCAGGGCCGGGAAGCGCAGCTGATCGGCAAGAGCGAAAATCTGCAAACGCTGGTCGGTCTTTACAACCTGCCTGCCGATATGATCCCATAA
- the murA gene encoding UDP-N-acetylglucosamine 1-carboxyvinyltransferase yields the protein MDKFRVQGPTRLQGEVTISGAKNAALPILFSALLAEEPVEIQNVPKLKDIDTTMKLLSQLGAKVERNGSVWIDAGPVDVFCAPYDLVKTMRASIWALGPLVARFGQGQVSLPGGCAIGARPVDLHISGLEQLGAEIKLEEGYVKASVNGRLKGAHIVMDKVSVGATVTIMSAATLAEGTTIIENAAREPEIVDTANFLNALGAKISGQGTDRITIEGVQRLGGGVYRVLPDRIETGTFLVAAAISGGKILCRHAQPDTLDAVLAKLRDAGADIETGEDWISLDMHGNRPKAVNVRTAPHPGFPTDMQAQFTLLNLVAEGTGVITETIFENRFMHIPELIRMGAHAEIESNTAICHGVEQLSGAQVMATDLRASASLVLAGCIAEGTTIVDRIYHIDRGYERIEDKLQALGANIQRVKGE from the coding sequence ATGGATAAATTCCGTGTTCAGGGGCCGACTCGCCTTCAGGGCGAAGTCACCATCTCCGGTGCAAAAAACGCCGCCCTGCCAATCCTCTTTTCCGCGCTGCTTGCCGAAGAGCCGGTAGAGATCCAGAACGTACCTAAGCTGAAAGATATCGATACCACCATGAAGCTGCTGAGTCAGCTGGGCGCGAAGGTAGAGCGCAATGGTTCGGTGTGGATTGACGCCGGCCCGGTCGATGTATTCTGTGCTCCGTACGATCTGGTGAAAACCATGCGCGCCTCTATCTGGGCGCTGGGCCCGCTGGTGGCGCGTTTCGGTCAGGGACAAGTTTCTCTGCCTGGCGGCTGCGCCATCGGCGCGCGTCCGGTCGATCTGCATATTAGCGGGCTGGAACAGCTGGGCGCCGAGATCAAACTGGAAGAAGGTTATGTTAAAGCCTCGGTCAATGGTCGTCTGAAAGGCGCGCATATCGTGATGGATAAAGTGAGCGTCGGCGCCACCGTCACTATCATGAGCGCAGCGACCCTCGCCGAGGGGACGACGATTATCGAAAACGCCGCTCGCGAGCCGGAGATCGTCGATACCGCGAACTTCCTTAACGCGCTGGGCGCAAAAATCAGCGGCCAGGGCACCGATCGCATCACCATCGAAGGTGTGCAGCGTCTGGGCGGCGGCGTTTACCGCGTGCTGCCGGACCGTATTGAAACCGGGACCTTCCTGGTTGCCGCAGCCATTTCCGGCGGCAAGATCCTCTGCCGTCACGCGCAACCAGATACCCTGGACGCCGTACTGGCGAAGCTGCGCGACGCCGGAGCGGACATCGAAACGGGCGAAGACTGGATCAGCCTTGATATGCACGGCAACCGTCCGAAAGCGGTTAACGTGCGTACCGCGCCGCATCCGGGCTTCCCGACCGATATGCAGGCCCAGTTCACGCTGCTCAACCTGGTCGCGGAAGGGACCGGCGTGATCACCGAAACGATCTTTGAAAACCGCTTTATGCACATTCCGGAACTGATCCGTATGGGCGCCCACGCGGAGATCGAGAGCAATACCGCGATCTGTCACGGCGTGGAGCAGCTTTCGGGCGCGCAGGTGATGGCGACCGATTTGCGTGCCTCGGCGAGCCTCGTGCTGGCAGGTTGTATCGCTGAGGGAACCACCATCGTCGATCGCATCTATCATATCGATCGTGGCTATGAGCGTATCGAAGACAAACTGCAGGCGCTGGGTGCCAATATTCAGCGCGTGAAAGGCGAGTAA
- the mlaE gene encoding lipid asymmetry maintenance ABC transporter permease subunit MlaE, with product MLFNALAALGHRGIKTTATFGRAGLMLFNAVVGKPEFRKHAPLLVRQLYNVGVLSMLIIIVSGLFIGMVLGLQGYLVLTTYSAETSLGMLVALSLLRELGPVVAALLFAGRAGSALTAEIGLMRATEQLSSMEMMAVDPLRRVISPRFWAGVISLPLLTIIFVAVGIWGGALVGVSWKGIDGGFFWTAMQNAVDWRMDLVNCLIKSLVFAITVTWIALFNGYDAIPTSAGISRATTRTVVHASLAVLGLDFVLTALMFGN from the coding sequence ATGCTGTTTAATGCGCTGGCCGCGCTAGGCCATCGCGGTATTAAAACCACCGCGACCTTCGGACGCGCCGGATTAATGCTGTTTAACGCCGTTGTCGGCAAACCAGAGTTTCGCAAGCACGCGCCGCTGCTGGTTCGTCAACTCTACAACGTCGGCGTTCTGTCGATGCTGATTATCATTGTATCGGGCCTGTTTATCGGTATGGTGCTCGGGCTGCAGGGTTATCTGGTCTTAACCACCTACAGCGCAGAGACCAGTCTTGGCATGCTGGTGGCGCTGTCGCTGCTGCGCGAGCTGGGGCCGGTGGTCGCCGCGCTGCTGTTTGCCGGTCGCGCCGGGTCGGCGCTGACCGCCGAGATTGGCCTGATGCGGGCCACGGAACAGCTCTCCAGTATGGAGATGATGGCGGTGGACCCACTGCGCCGCGTCATTTCTCCCCGTTTCTGGGCCGGCGTCATTTCGCTGCCGCTGCTGACGATTATCTTCGTCGCGGTGGGGATCTGGGGTGGCGCGCTGGTGGGCGTGAGCTGGAAGGGCATTGACGGTGGTTTTTTCTGGACCGCGATGCAAAATGCCGTCGACTGGCGAATGGATCTGGTGAACTGCCTGATTAAGAGCCTGGTATTCGCCATTACGGTAACCTGGATTGCGTTATTCAATGGTTATGACGCTATCCCCACTTCCGCCGGGATTAGCCGGGCGACTACGCGCACCGTGGTGCATGCGTCGCTGGCGGTTCTGGGGCTGGATTTTGTGCTGACTGCGCTGATGTTTGGGAATTGA
- the kdsC gene encoding 3-deoxy-manno-octulosonate-8-phosphatase KdsC produces MNNADAQLATCYGPVSQTFLDRAAKIRLLILDVDGVLSDGLIYMGNHGEELKAFNVRDGYGIRCALTSGIEVAIITGRKAKLVEDRCQTLGITHLYQGQSDKLLAFRDLTDKLGVRPEEVAYIGDDLIDWPVMAEVGLSVAVADAHPLLLPRADYITRINGGRGAVREVCDLLLLAQGKLDEAKGQSI; encoded by the coding sequence ATGAATAATGCTGATGCTCAGTTAGCGACCTGCTATGGGCCGGTAAGCCAGACGTTTCTCGATCGCGCGGCTAAGATCCGTCTACTGATCCTCGATGTCGACGGTGTATTATCCGACGGGCTTATCTATATGGGTAATCACGGCGAGGAGCTGAAAGCGTTCAACGTCCGCGATGGCTATGGTATCCGCTGCGCGCTGACCTCTGGCATTGAAGTGGCGATTATTACCGGACGAAAAGCTAAACTGGTAGAAGATCGCTGTCAGACGCTGGGCATTACGCATTTGTATCAGGGGCAGTCGGACAAGCTGCTGGCGTTCCGCGATCTCACTGACAAACTGGGCGTGCGGCCAGAGGAAGTCGCCTACATCGGCGACGATCTGATTGACTGGCCGGTGATGGCCGAAGTGGGCCTCAGCGTCGCCGTCGCGGATGCGCATCCGCTGCTGCTGCCGCGCGCCGATTACATCACCCGGATTAATGGCGGACGCGGCGCGGTACGCGAAGTCTGCGATTTGTTACTATTGGCGCAGGGCAAGCTGGATGAGGCCAAAGGGCAATCAATATGA
- the mlaD gene encoding outer membrane lipid asymmetry maintenance protein MlaD → MQTKKNEIWVGVFLLVALLAALFVCLKAANVTSLRTEPTYRLYATFDNIGGLKARSPVRIGGVVVGRVADITLDPKTYLPRVELDIDERYNHIPDTSSLAIRTSGLLGEQYLALNVGFEDPDLGTTILKDGGTIQDTKSAMVLEDLIGQFLYNSKGGDNQNSGNDKAEAEGHTDATPAAGTTH, encoded by the coding sequence ATGCAAACGAAAAAAAATGAAATCTGGGTAGGGGTGTTCTTACTGGTGGCGCTGCTGGCGGCGCTGTTTGTCTGCCTGAAGGCTGCAAACGTCACCTCGTTACGTACCGAGCCGACTTACCGTCTTTACGCGACCTTCGATAATATCGGCGGCCTGAAAGCGCGCTCGCCGGTGCGCATCGGCGGTGTGGTTGTTGGCCGCGTGGCGGACATCACCCTCGACCCGAAAACCTATCTGCCGCGCGTGGAGCTCGATATTGATGAGCGCTACAACCATATCCCCGATACCAGTTCGCTGGCGATCCGCACCTCTGGTCTGCTGGGCGAGCAGTATCTGGCGCTGAACGTCGGTTTTGAAGACCCGGACCTCGGGACGACTATCCTTAAAGACGGCGGTACTATCCAGGACACCAAGTCCGCCATGGTGCTGGAAGATCTGATTGGTCAGTTCCTTTATAACAGCAAGGGCGGCGACAATCAGAATTCTGGCAATGATAAGGCCGAGGCAGAAGGTCATACTGACGCGACGCCGGCAGCCGGCACGACGCATTAA
- the kdsD gene encoding arabinose-5-phosphate isomerase KdsD → MTRDNIMSQIDLPTDFDFQQAGRQVLEIEREGLAQLDQYINEDFTRACETIFRCGGKVVVMGMGKSGHIGRKMAATFASTGTSAFFVHPGEAAHGDLGMVTPQDVVIALSNSGESNEILALIPVLKRQQVKLICITSRPESSMARAADIHLCVKVPKEACPLGLAPTSSTTAALVMGDALAVALLEARGFTAEDFALSHPGGALGRKLLLRVNDIMHTGDEIPHVGLQATLRDALLEITRKNLGMTAICDDDMNIIGIFTDGDLRRVFDTGVDMRDASIADVMTRGGIRIRPGTLAVDALNLMQSRHITCVLVADGDHLLGVVHMHDLLRAGVV, encoded by the coding sequence ATGACTCGGGATAACATCATGTCGCAAATAGATTTGCCCACGGATTTTGACTTTCAACAGGCCGGCCGTCAGGTGCTGGAAATTGAACGTGAAGGTCTGGCCCAGCTCGATCAATATATAAATGAAGATTTCACCCGCGCCTGCGAAACGATTTTCCGCTGCGGCGGGAAAGTCGTGGTGATGGGGATGGGCAAATCCGGCCATATTGGCCGCAAGATGGCGGCAACCTTCGCCAGTACCGGCACGTCGGCATTTTTTGTCCACCCTGGCGAAGCCGCGCACGGCGATTTGGGCATGGTTACGCCGCAGGACGTGGTGATTGCGCTGTCGAACTCCGGCGAATCGAACGAAATCCTCGCGCTGATCCCGGTCCTGAAACGCCAGCAGGTGAAGCTTATCTGCATCACCAGCCGGCCTGAAAGCAGCATGGCGCGCGCGGCGGATATTCATCTGTGCGTGAAAGTGCCGAAAGAGGCTTGTCCATTAGGGCTGGCCCCCACCTCCAGCACCACCGCCGCGCTGGTGATGGGCGATGCCCTCGCCGTCGCCCTGCTGGAGGCTCGCGGCTTTACCGCTGAGGATTTCGCTCTCTCGCATCCGGGCGGCGCACTCGGTCGTAAGCTGTTGCTGCGCGTCAATGATATTATGCATACCGGTGATGAGATCCCGCACGTCGGCCTGCAGGCCACCCTGCGCGATGCGCTGCTGGAAATCACTCGTAAAAATTTAGGTATGACCGCTATCTGCGATGACGACATGAACATCATCGGTATCTTTACCGACGGTGACCTGCGCCGGGTCTTCGACACCGGCGTCGATATGCGCGATGCCAGCATTGCCGACGTCATGACCCGGGGAGGGATCCGCATCCGTCCCGGCACCCTCGCGGTGGATGCGCTAAACCTGATGCAATCCCGTCATATCACCTGCGTGCTGGTTGCCGATGGCGACCATCTGCTGGGTGTGGTACATATGCACGATCTCCTGCGCGCGGGCGTAGTGTAA
- the mlaF gene encoding phospholipid ABC transporter ATP-binding protein MlaF — protein MSQTQANLVEVRGIRFSRGDRVIFDDISLSVPRGKITAIMGPSGIGKTTLLRLIGGQIPPDRGEILFDGENVPQMTRSRLYTVRKRMSMLFQSGALFTDLNVFDNVAYPLREHTHLPPALLHTTVMMKLEAVGLRGAAKLMPSELSGGMARRAALARAIALEPDLIMFDEPFVGQDPITMGVLVKLISELNSTLGVTCIVVSHDVPEVLSIADYAYIVADKKIVAHGSAQSLRENADPRVRQFIDGIADGPVPFRYPAGDYHHDLLGIGS, from the coding sequence ATGAGCCAAACTCAGGCGAATTTAGTTGAAGTGCGCGGTATCCGCTTTTCTCGCGGCGATCGCGTGATCTTCGACGACATCTCGCTGTCGGTGCCGCGCGGTAAAATTACTGCGATTATGGGACCTTCGGGGATCGGCAAGACTACCCTGTTACGCCTGATCGGCGGACAGATCCCGCCGGACAGGGGAGAGATCCTGTTCGATGGCGAGAACGTGCCGCAGATGACCCGTTCACGTCTGTACACGGTGCGTAAGCGGATGAGCATGCTGTTCCAGTCCGGGGCGCTGTTTACCGACCTCAATGTTTTTGACAACGTCGCCTACCCGCTGCGCGAACATACGCATCTGCCGCCTGCGCTGCTGCATACGACGGTGATGATGAAGCTGGAGGCGGTGGGGCTGCGCGGTGCGGCGAAGTTAATGCCCTCCGAGCTTTCCGGCGGCATGGCGCGCCGCGCCGCCCTGGCGAGGGCCATCGCCCTGGAGCCGGATCTCATTATGTTCGACGAACCGTTCGTCGGGCAGGATCCCATCACCATGGGCGTGCTGGTGAAGCTGATTTCTGAACTCAACAGCACGCTGGGCGTCACCTGCATCGTGGTTTCGCACGATGTGCCTGAGGTGCTGAGCATTGCGGACTATGCGTATATCGTGGCGGATAAAAAGATTGTCGCCCACGGCAGCGCCCAGTCGCTACGGGAGAATGCCGACCCTCGGGTTCGTCAGTTCATTGATGGTATTGCCGACGGCCCGGTGCCGTTCCGTTATCCGGCTGGCGACTATCACCATGATTTATTAGGCATAGGGAGTTGA
- the ibaG gene encoding BolA family iron metabolism protein IbaG, which produces MENHEIQTVLMNALPLQEVHVSGDGSHFQVIAVGEMFDGMSRVKKQQSVYAPLMEYIADNRIHALSIKAFTPQEWARDRKLNGF; this is translated from the coding sequence ATGGAAAATCATGAAATTCAGACCGTGCTGATGAACGCACTCCCCCTCCAGGAAGTCCACGTCTCTGGCGATGGCAGCCACTTTCAGGTTATTGCTGTGGGTGAGATGTTCGATGGCATGAGTCGGGTTAAAAAGCAGCAGAGCGTCTACGCGCCGCTGATGGAATATATTGCTGACAACCGCATCCATGCGCTGTCGATCAAGGCCTTTACTCCGCAGGAGTGGGCGCGAGACCGCAAACTAAATGGCTTCTAA
- the mlaC gene encoding phospholipid-binding protein MlaC codes for MFKRLLMVAMLVIAPLTAVQAADQSNPYKLMNEAAQKTFDRLKNEQPKIKANPNYLRDIVDQELLPYVQVKYAGALVLGRYYKEATPAQREAYFAAFREYLKQAYGQALAMYHGQTYQIAPEQPLGSATIIPIRVTILDPNGRPPVRLDFQWRKNTQTGNWQAYDMIAEGVSMITTKQNEWSDLLRTKGVDGLTAQLKAISAQPITLEQKK; via the coding sequence ATGTTTAAACGCTTACTCATGGTCGCCATGCTGGTGATTGCCCCGCTGACCGCGGTCCAGGCGGCAGACCAGTCCAATCCGTATAAGCTGATGAATGAAGCGGCGCAGAAAACCTTCGATCGCCTGAAGAATGAACAGCCGAAGATCAAGGCCAACCCTAACTATCTGCGCGACATCGTCGACCAGGAGCTTCTGCCATATGTGCAGGTGAAGTATGCCGGCGCGCTGGTGCTGGGCCGCTATTACAAAGAAGCCACCCCGGCGCAGCGTGAAGCCTATTTTGCCGCCTTCCGTGAATACCTGAAGCAGGCCTATGGCCAGGCGCTGGCCATGTACCACGGTCAGACCTACCAGATTGCCCCTGAACAGCCGCTGGGCAGCGCGACCATCATTCCGATCCGCGTCACCATCCTCGACCCGAATGGCCGTCCGCCGGTACGTCTCGACTTCCAGTGGCGTAAAAACACCCAGACCGGCAACTGGCAGGCCTACGATATGATCGCGGAAGGGGTCAGCATGATCACCACCAAACAAAACGAGTGGAGCGATCTGCTGCGTACCAAGGGCGTTGATGGCCTGACCGCGCAGCTGAAAGCGATCTCCGCTCAGCCGATCACCCTGGAACAGAAAAAATAA
- a CDS encoding calcium/sodium antiporter has protein sequence MLLATALLIIGLLLVVYSADRLVYAASILCRMLGIPPLIIGMTVVSIGTSLPEIMVSTAASLHGQTDLAVGTALGSNITNILLILGLAALLRPFTVHSDILRRELPLMLLVSVLAGLVLYDGQLSRLDGLFLLALALLWLLFTIKIARLAERQGSDSLTREQLAELPREGSLPVALLWLGVAMIVMPMATRMVVDNSTVLANYFAISELTVGLTVVAIGTSLPELATAIAGARKGEDDIAIGNIIGANILNIALVLGLPALIAPGAFAAEAFTRDYGVMLLVSLIFAVLCWRRRQQPGRLVGALLVSGFVVWLAMLFWTAPLFVE, from the coding sequence ATGCTCTTAGCGACGGCTCTGTTAATTATTGGTTTATTGCTGGTTGTCTACAGCGCCGATCGTCTGGTCTATGCCGCCTCCATCCTTTGTCGCATGTTGGGGATCCCGCCGCTGATCATCGGTATGACGGTGGTGAGTATTGGCACCAGCCTGCCAGAGATCATGGTTTCCACCGCGGCCTCGCTGCATGGGCAGACCGATCTGGCGGTGGGCACCGCGCTCGGCTCCAATATCACCAATATTCTCCTGATCCTCGGTCTGGCTGCCTTACTCAGGCCATTTACCGTGCATTCTGATATTCTGCGCCGCGAATTACCGCTAATGTTGCTGGTCAGCGTGCTGGCGGGGCTGGTGCTCTATGATGGTCAACTGTCCCGTCTCGACGGCCTGTTTTTACTGGCGCTGGCGCTGCTATGGCTGCTGTTCACCATCAAGATTGCCCGTCTGGCGGAACGCCAGGGAAGCGATAGCCTGACCCGCGAACAGCTGGCGGAACTGCCGCGTGAAGGGTCGCTGCCGGTCGCTCTGCTGTGGTTAGGGGTGGCGATGATCGTCATGCCGATGGCCACCCGCATGGTGGTGGATAACAGCACGGTGCTGGCAAACTATTTTGCCATCAGCGAACTAACCGTCGGCCTGACGGTAGTGGCGATAGGCACCAGCCTGCCGGAGCTGGCCACCGCCATCGCCGGGGCGCGCAAAGGGGAAGATGACATTGCCATCGGCAATATCATCGGCGCGAATATCCTCAATATTGCGCTGGTGCTGGGTTTGCCGGCGCTGATCGCGCCGGGAGCCTTTGCGGCGGAAGCCTTTACCCGCGACTATGGCGTGATGTTGCTGGTCAGCCTCATCTTCGCGGTGCTGTGCTGGCGCCGTAGGCAGCAGCCGGGACGACTGGTTGGCGCGCTGCTGGTCAGTGGTTTTGTGGTTTGGTTGGCGATGCTGTTCTGGACAGCGCCGCTCTTCGTTGAATGA